One Campylobacter concisus DNA window includes the following coding sequences:
- a CDS encoding transglutaminase-like domain-containing protein — MQRRDFFKFSSFLGAASLLPSVTLANDEPANPVVRNFDVNFKHLLLEKGKSSRIWLPLPLSTTYQQLTQDYVINTTAKNVYISDTLIPTMYGEFEENEQRPILNIQFKIQTTERNTDFSKVNFDPNEKVDPAVLEFLKPTSHIPTDGVVRAKALEIIGNTKGDLERAKAIYTWVANTMQRDNSVLGCGTGDVKAILESGKLVGKCTDINSVFVGLCRSVGIPAREIFGIRVGQSRFSDQMGSAKDGVAKISGGQHCRAEFYLKGYGWIPVDPADVTKVRLGEKLTNDDAKIKAIRDYCFGNWEMCWIGFNYGRDFILKPTPEQTPLNNFGYPYAEVDGNTQNYYSPKEFSYDYVSTELK, encoded by the coding sequence ATGCAAAGAAGAGATTTTTTTAAATTCAGTAGTTTTTTAGGTGCAGCAAGTCTGCTTCCAAGTGTCACTCTAGCTAACGACGAGCCAGCAAACCCTGTAGTTAGAAATTTTGACGTAAATTTCAAACATCTGCTGCTTGAAAAGGGCAAAAGCTCGAGAATTTGGTTGCCCCTTCCACTAAGCACCACTTATCAGCAACTAACCCAAGACTACGTCATAAACACAACTGCTAAAAACGTCTATATCTCAGACACGCTAATACCAACAATGTATGGCGAATTTGAAGAAAATGAGCAAAGACCTATTTTAAATATCCAGTTTAAAATTCAAACAACAGAGCGCAATACCGACTTTAGCAAGGTAAATTTCGATCCAAATGAGAAGGTCGATCCTGCTGTTTTGGAGTTTTTAAAACCAACTTCACACATCCCAACAGATGGCGTCGTAAGAGCAAAAGCGCTTGAGATTATTGGCAATACTAAAGGCGATTTGGAGCGTGCAAAGGCTATTTATACGTGGGTTGCAAACACTATGCAGCGTGATAACAGCGTCCTTGGATGTGGTACAGGCGATGTTAAAGCCATACTAGAAAGTGGCAAGTTAGTTGGTAAATGCACCGACATAAACTCAGTTTTTGTGGGACTTTGCAGATCAGTTGGCATCCCAGCAAGAGAAATTTTTGGCATTAGAGTTGGTCAGTCTAGATTTTCAGACCAGATGGGTAGCGCAAAAGACGGCGTGGCTAAAATTTCAGGCGGACAGCACTGCAGGGCTGAGTTTTATCTAAAAGGCTATGGTTGGATACCGGTTGATCCAGCTGACGTTACGAAGGTAAGACTGGGTGAGAAATTAACAAACGACGACGCTAAGATCAAAGCTATTAGGGACTATTGCTTTGGCAACTGGGAGATGTGCTGGATAGGCTTTAACTACGGACGTGACTTTATCTTAAAGCCAACCCCAGAGCAAACTCCGCTAAACAACTTTGGCTATCCATACGCTGAAGTTGATGGCAACACACAAAACTACTATTCGCCAAAAGAATTTAGCTACGACTACGTCTCAACAGAGCTAAAATGA
- a CDS encoding aryl sulfotransferase: protein MRAFWLILTSIGSAIGATLCCLPALLFLLFGTSFSFLSWTQNLYEYRIPLSVVAVICFVISGVALFYKPKSCNLSYKKKKWILIYILFGVILLLLLTYPELLGEIYA from the coding sequence ATGAGAGCCTTTTGGCTGATACTAACATCCATAGGTAGTGCTATCGGCGCTACCTTGTGCTGCCTACCAGCACTTCTTTTCTTGCTTTTTGGCACATCTTTTTCTTTTCTATCTTGGACACAAAATTTATACGAGTACCGCATCCCTTTAAGCGTCGTGGCGGTCATTTGCTTTGTGATCTCAGGTGTGGCTTTATTTTACAAGCCAAAAAGCTGCAACCTAAGCTATAAAAAGAAAAAATGGATACTTATATATATACTTTTTGGAGTGATTTTGCTTTTACTCCTTACATACCCAGAGCTTTTAGGAGAAATTTATGCGTAA
- a CDS encoding heavy-metal-associated domain-containing protein, whose amino-acid sequence MRKILVLALLVAASYADKKIEISVPSMHCPLCTAIVRKAALSVEGVKKADVSLKERKAVVIADDKVDEKELLKAVDATGYKGEIK is encoded by the coding sequence ATGCGTAAAATTTTAGTTTTAGCCCTTTTGGTGGCTGCAAGCTACGCTGATAAAAAGATAGAAATTTCAGTGCCTAGCATGCACTGTCCGCTTTGCACAGCAATAGTTCGAAAGGCCGCACTTAGCGTTGAGGGCGTAAAAAAGGCAGATGTATCGCTAAAAGAGCGAAAAGCTGTCGTTATAGCAGATGACAAGGTCGATGAAAAGGAGCTTTTAAAGGCGGTCGATGCGACTGGCTATAAGGGCGAGATAAAATAA
- a CDS encoding M28 family peptidase gives MSKSEVLAKFETLASIPHCSYETDKMRDFLASYAKDKGCEVVVDSFGNVHAFKGKPKICLQSHYDMVCMGDAPKIEIVYGDDGYMRAKNSSLGADNGIGVAIMMQMISEFDDIECLFTNNEEVGMVGAAGFSGDLKADKLLNLDSEEDDRVTIGCAGGVNLFATIALNSKKTKESTLYEVKVNGLPGGHSGNEIHKNIPNAIKVLAAFVTKNGCKLVKFEGGERSNSIPSGATALVLSDKELKSECENLSVKKLGKGDEILENGEKILALINSFSQGVRAYNCELGIPQDSVNLSLAKIKDDGTLEVEFFARSMSKDGLNRMEFEISELAKALGFNVISKDRNPAWKPINDKFANDILEELKIYKPNARITAVHAGLECGVLLEKKAGLSACSIGPNIYSPHSTREHCEVASALFIEKVVRGIVKKYNS, from the coding sequence ATGTCAAAGAGCGAAGTTTTAGCGAAATTTGAGACACTTGCGTCGATACCACACTGCAGTTACGAGACTGATAAGATGCGTGATTTTCTGGCTAGCTATGCAAAAGATAAGGGCTGTGAGGTCGTGGTCGATAGTTTTGGCAACGTTCATGCATTTAAAGGCAAGCCAAAAATTTGCTTGCAAAGCCACTACGATATGGTCTGCATGGGCGACGCACCAAAGATTGAGATAGTTTATGGCGATGATGGCTACATGAGGGCTAAAAACTCATCTTTAGGTGCCGATAACGGCATAGGCGTGGCTATCATGATGCAGATGATAAGCGAATTTGATGACATTGAGTGCCTTTTTACAAACAACGAAGAGGTCGGCATGGTCGGAGCTGCTGGCTTTAGCGGCGATCTAAAAGCCGATAAGCTTTTAAATTTAGACAGCGAAGAGGACGATAGAGTCACTATTGGCTGCGCTGGTGGTGTAAATTTATTTGCCACTATAGCGCTTAATAGCAAAAAAACAAAAGAGAGCACGCTTTATGAAGTGAAAGTGAACGGCCTACCTGGCGGACACTCTGGCAACGAGATACATAAAAATATCCCAAATGCGATCAAGGTTTTAGCTGCATTTGTTACTAAAAATGGCTGCAAGCTTGTTAAATTTGAAGGTGGGGAGCGAAGCAACTCTATCCCAAGTGGCGCAACTGCGCTAGTTTTAAGCGATAAGGAGCTAAAGAGCGAGTGTGAGAATTTAAGCGTGAAAAAGCTTGGCAAGGGGGATGAAATTTTAGAAAACGGAGAGAAAATTTTAGCACTTATTAACTCATTTTCACAAGGCGTAAGAGCCTATAACTGCGAACTAGGCATACCACAAGATAGCGTCAATCTCTCACTTGCAAAGATCAAAGACGATGGCACGCTTGAAGTGGAGTTTTTCGCAAGATCAATGAGTAAAGATGGGCTAAATAGAATGGAATTTGAAATTTCTGAGCTTGCAAAAGCGCTTGGTTTTAACGTCATTTCAAAAGATAGAAATCCAGCTTGGAAACCTATAAATGATAAATTTGCAAACGATATCTTAGAAGAGCTTAAAATTTATAAGCCAAATGCAAGGATAACAGCTGTGCATGCTGGACTTGAATGTGGAGTGCTTTTAGAGAAAAAAGCAGGTCTTAGTGCATGTTCTATTGGACCAAATATCTACTCACCTCACTCTACAAGAGAGCACTGCGAAGTAGCCTCTGCGCTTTTTATAGAAAAAGTCGTTCGCGGTATCGTTAAAAAATATAACTCATAA
- a CDS encoding dihydroorotase, with the protein MKIAIINGTIVNSDEKFKANILIENGKIAKIGSEKFEADKVIDATNKLVMPGFIDMHVHFRDPGQEYKDDIISGSQAAVAGGVTTCLCMANTNPVNDNASITRAMIEKAKNCGLIDLLPIAAISKGLGGNEIVEMGDLIEAGAVAFSDDGLPVTSSSVMRAALEYSSMFGSFCISHSEDCSLCRQGVMHEGKVSAILGLRGMAREKEEIAVSRDMLLAKLTKAHIHIAHVSSEYSLKIIEMGKKEGINITCEATPHHFSFSDDEILKNAYDTNFKMSPPLREISDVKAVREALKSGLIDVIATDHAPHHTDEKIVEFDKAPFGIIGLQTLVPLTLKLVNEGIISLERMVELTSTNAAKMLNLKDKGRLAEGMLADIAVIDPEIEYVYDEKINRSKSINSPLFGKKLKGAATTTIKSGKIVYEFVK; encoded by the coding sequence ATGAAAATAGCAATAATTAACGGCACTATCGTAAATAGCGACGAGAAATTTAAGGCAAATATCCTAATAGAAAACGGCAAAATAGCCAAAATCGGAAGTGAGAAATTTGAGGCTGATAAGGTTATCGACGCCACAAATAAGCTCGTCATGCCAGGATTTATCGACATGCACGTGCATTTTCGCGATCCTGGTCAAGAGTATAAAGATGACATCATCTCGGGCTCGCAGGCAGCGGTAGCTGGAGGAGTGACCACCTGCCTTTGCATGGCAAATACAAACCCAGTAAATGACAACGCTTCAATCACAAGGGCGATGATAGAAAAGGCCAAAAACTGCGGACTAATAGACCTTTTGCCAATAGCAGCTATCAGCAAAGGACTTGGGGGTAACGAGATCGTTGAAATGGGTGATCTTATAGAGGCTGGTGCAGTTGCATTTAGCGACGACGGACTACCAGTTACAAGCTCAAGCGTGATGAGAGCGGCACTTGAGTACTCAAGTATGTTTGGTAGCTTTTGCATAAGCCACTCAGAGGACTGCTCGCTTTGCAGGCAGGGCGTCATGCACGAGGGCAAGGTCTCGGCCATACTTGGACTTCGCGGCATGGCGAGAGAGAAAGAGGAGATCGCAGTGAGCCGCGATATGCTGCTTGCAAAGCTCACTAAAGCGCACATTCATATCGCTCACGTAAGCTCGGAGTACTCGCTAAAGATCATAGAAATGGGCAAAAAAGAGGGCATAAACATCACTTGTGAGGCCACACCACACCACTTTAGCTTTAGCGACGATGAAATTTTGAAAAATGCTTACGATACAAATTTCAAAATGTCACCGCCACTTCGTGAGATAAGCGACGTAAAAGCGGTAAGAGAGGCGCTAAAAAGCGGACTTATAGATGTTATCGCTACCGATCATGCGCCTCACCACACGGACGAAAAGATAGTGGAATTTGACAAGGCGCCATTTGGTATCATCGGACTTCAAACCCTTGTGCCACTCACTCTTAAACTCGTAAATGAGGGCATTATAAGCTTAGAGCGCATGGTGGAGCTAACATCTACAAACGCAGCTAAGATGCTAAATTTAAAAGATAAAGGAAGACTTGCTGAGGGCATGCTAGCTGATATCGCGGTGATAGACCCTGAGATCGAGTATGTTTATGACGAGAAGATAAACCGCTCAAAATCGATAAATTCTCCGCTCTTTGGCAAAAAGCTAAAAGGTGCAGCGACTACTACTATAAAAAGTGGCAAGATCGTTTATGAGTTTGTAAAATAA
- a CDS encoding aspartate carbamoyltransferase catalytic subunit — MSYKHKDLVGTRELSKEEILYFLEAAKEFKELNLSQVKKNDYLRGKTTINAFYENSTRTRTSFEIAAKRLGADTINFSSSSSSVTKGESLNDTMNNMAAMRTDIIVLRHPSSGAAKFAADRTEASVVNAGDGTNEHPSQALLDLFTLREHGKILDKNLNVAIIGDIARSRVARSDIWAMKKFGINLKLFAPRMMMPKDAEVFESQICKNMEEACEGSDVIIMLRIQLERGGADVAFPSSREYSKFFGLNKNRIKLAKPDAIVLHPGPINRGVELNSDVADGTHSVILNQVENGVAIRMAILNTLAKNRG; from the coding sequence ATGAGCTACAAACATAAAGATTTGGTGGGAACTAGAGAGCTTAGCAAGGAAGAAATTTTATATTTTCTAGAGGCGGCGAAAGAGTTTAAGGAGCTAAATTTAAGCCAAGTGAAAAAAAATGACTACCTTCGTGGAAAGACCACGATCAACGCATTTTATGAAAACTCGACAAGAACTAGGACATCCTTTGAGATCGCAGCAAAGAGGCTTGGGGCTGATACGATAAATTTCAGCTCGTCAAGCTCTAGCGTGACAAAGGGCGAGAGCCTAAATGACACGATGAATAACATGGCTGCTATGAGAACCGACATCATCGTGCTTCGTCACCCAAGCTCTGGTGCGGCGAAATTTGCAGCTGATAGGACAGAGGCTAGCGTTGTAAATGCAGGGGACGGCACAAATGAGCACCCAAGCCAAGCTCTGCTTGATCTTTTCACGCTAAGAGAGCATGGCAAAATTTTGGATAAAAATTTAAACGTGGCGATCATCGGCGACATCGCTAGAAGCCGCGTGGCAAGGTCTGACATCTGGGCGATGAAGAAATTTGGCATAAATTTAAAGCTATTTGCGCCAAGGATGATGATGCCAAAAGACGCTGAGGTATTTGAGTCTCAAATTTGCAAAAATATGGAGGAGGCTTGCGAGGGCAGCGACGTCATCATCATGCTTCGCATCCAGCTAGAGCGTGGCGGTGCGGACGTGGCGTTTCCAAGCTCGAGGGAGTACTCGAAATTTTTTGGACTAAATAAAAATAGGATAAAGCTAGCAAAGCCTGACGCGATCGTGCTGCACCCAGGACCGATAAATAGGGGCGTGGAGCTAAACTCAGACGTGGCTGATGGCACACACTCAGTCATACTAAATCAAGTAGAAAACGGCGTTGCGATAAGAATGGCGATACTAAATACGCTTGCAAAAAATAGGGGCTAA
- a CDS encoding tetratricopeptide repeat protein, with amino-acid sequence MKKILVVAVALFALNAMANENLDKANELYAKKNFEEAYLYFNKACGEGEKKACTMNAIMLFNGDGVAKDRAQAEKIFTKMCDENEGMACEKLGEMTAYGLIKGKDDNEAKSEEKAKALFKKACDNGYKPACDFVTKYIKKGLK; translated from the coding sequence ATGAAGAAAATTTTAGTTGTAGCGGTAGCACTTTTTGCACTAAATGCAATGGCAAATGAAAATTTAGACAAGGCAAATGAGCTTTATGCAAAGAAAAATTTTGAAGAAGCCTACCTTTACTTTAATAAAGCATGCGGAGAGGGCGAGAAAAAGGCTTGCACGATGAATGCGATCATGCTATTTAACGGCGATGGCGTGGCAAAAGATAGAGCTCAGGCTGAGAAAATTTTTACGAAAATGTGCGATGAAAATGAGGGCATGGCCTGCGAAAAACTAGGCGAAATGACAGCTTATGGCCTTATAAAAGGCAAAGACGATAATGAAGCAAAAAGCGAAGAGAAGGCAAAAGCTTTGTTTAAAAAAGCTTGCGACAATGGCTACAAACCGGCTTGTGACTTTGTAACAAAATATATCAAAAAGGGCTTAAAATGA
- a CDS encoding DHH family phosphoesterase, with amino-acid sequence MKIYHLSHTDLDGYGAQYITNFYFKDVKFLNSNYGREIDDKFAQILSEIDDSNDDKNVILITDLNLSLAQCESFEEMIDGKNIKLFLLDHHQSGAECASTYSWYFLDSSRCATKITYDFFAGIFGQNKELEIFSDVVNAVDIWLKDDKNFEMGKVCLGLVANAKEINKVMFEAENNLYMDHILKEASKFFNEKNDYIGLDMQVHAIKKSFFKEDKDDTLSNLISNYVVKKLSENKEKFSISYKDHKGILTYNIGNVSVIGNDFLVANPEFDFFIDVTNKKTLSFRANGKLDVSAMAKHLVGGGGHVNASGGLFTNFKDGFSYEPIKAQIVDLITKKTQEEI; translated from the coding sequence ATGAAAATTTATCACCTCTCACACACCGATCTTGACGGATACGGCGCGCAATACATAACAAATTTTTACTTCAAAGATGTGAAATTTCTAAACTCAAACTACGGCAGAGAGATAGATGATAAATTTGCTCAAATTCTATCTGAGATAGACGACTCAAACGATGATAAAAACGTCATTTTGATCACCGATCTAAATTTAAGCCTAGCTCAGTGCGAGAGCTTTGAGGAGATGATAGATGGTAAAAATATAAAGCTATTTTTGCTAGATCATCACCAAAGCGGTGCCGAGTGTGCGAGCACTTACTCATGGTACTTTTTGGATAGCTCAAGGTGCGCTACAAAGATCACTTACGACTTTTTTGCGGGCATTTTTGGTCAAAACAAAGAGCTTGAAATTTTTAGTGACGTCGTAAATGCCGTGGATATCTGGCTAAAAGATGATAAAAATTTCGAGATGGGCAAGGTCTGCTTGGGGCTTGTGGCAAACGCCAAAGAGATAAATAAGGTGATGTTTGAAGCTGAAAACAACCTCTATATGGATCACATCTTAAAAGAAGCGAGCAAATTTTTTAACGAGAAAAACGACTATATCGGCCTTGATATGCAGGTGCATGCCATTAAAAAGTCATTTTTCAAAGAGGATAAAGACGATACGCTAAGCAACCTGATCTCAAACTACGTCGTAAAAAAACTTAGTGAAAATAAAGAGAAATTTAGCATAAGCTATAAAGATCATAAAGGAATTTTAACCTACAATATCGGCAATGTTTCAGTTATCGGCAACGACTTTTTGGTGGCAAATCCTGAATTTGACTTCTTTATCGACGTGACAAATAAAAAGACGCTAAGCTTTCGCGCAAATGGCAAGCTAGACGTTAGCGCCATGGCAAAACACCTAGTTGGCGGCGGCGGACACGTGAACGCTAGCGGCGGGCTATTTACAAATTTCAAAGATGGCTTTAGCTATGAGCCGATCAAGGCGCAGATAGTTGATCTAATAACTAAAAAAACACAGGAGGAGATATGA
- the flhA gene encoding flagellar biosynthesis protein FlhA has translation MAKQKNNILTLVAPFLAPIVKFKSLSIVGIIVAILAIIIVPLPSAVLDFFLALSISISVLIILISIYVPKPTDLSTFPTLILIITLFRLSLNIATTRMILSEGHNGPEAVSEIISSFGNFVVGGNFVIGTIVFCILVLINFMVVTKGSTRVSEVQARFTLDAMPGKQMAIDADLNAGLIDEKTARERRQAIIGEANFYGAMDGSSKFIKGDAVAGIIITIINIIGGFAIGSFQHGLDMATSAQYYTILTIGDGLVSQIPGLITSTATAIIITRASKDDEDFAEGTLNQLLGDYKTLLIVGFILFMFALVPGLPTLSLGFIALLFLGLGYIIKQTKDGGLNLNLAPKEKTASKKAGAATPSGAGAAAASGGAAKAPKKSDEEIAREEETKINDILKLEILELDLGYGLLKLADVDLIERIRAMRRNIASSLGFLMPKIRIRDNLQLPPNEYRFKLKGIVIGQGEIYADKFLAMDSGLVSEDIEGIPTKEPAFGLDALWIDASVKEDAILSGYTIVDPASVISTHMSELIKQNAAELLTRQETQNLLDKLKIDYPVVVEDTLRIAPINLIQKVLKTLLKDNIPIKDLLSILEAISDIAEVSKNLDMIIEHVRAALSRVITSLYVDEKGQLNFYILDTAAQQKLMDAVQYKDGAYHLMINVAQTSSIVQALRREKEKRPMSQHGEMVLCVEPSLRKFIANICANFAIDIVVLSFAEISANTPFETVGVIEIENL, from the coding sequence TTGGCAAAGCAAAAAAATAATATCTTGACTCTTGTCGCACCGTTTCTTGCGCCAATTGTCAAATTTAAAAGTCTTAGCATCGTTGGCATCATCGTTGCCATCCTTGCTATCATCATCGTTCCGCTTCCAAGCGCGGTGCTTGACTTTTTCTTGGCACTTTCGATCTCGATTTCAGTGCTTATTATTTTGATATCTATTTACGTGCCAAAGCCAACTGATCTTAGCACGTTTCCAACTCTCATTCTCATCATAACGCTTTTTCGCCTCTCGCTAAACATAGCAACCACGCGTATGATCTTAAGCGAAGGTCACAACGGCCCAGAAGCGGTCAGTGAGATCATCTCAAGCTTTGGAAATTTCGTCGTTGGTGGCAACTTCGTCATCGGCACCATCGTCTTTTGTATCTTGGTACTCATAAATTTCATGGTCGTAACAAAGGGTTCAACCCGCGTGAGTGAGGTGCAAGCACGTTTTACACTTGATGCGATGCCTGGTAAGCAAATGGCGATAGATGCGGATCTAAACGCAGGTTTAATAGACGAAAAAACGGCGCGCGAAAGACGTCAAGCCATCATCGGCGAGGCAAATTTTTATGGCGCGATGGATGGTTCGTCTAAATTTATAAAAGGTGACGCTGTCGCTGGCATCATCATCACTATCATCAACATTATCGGCGGCTTTGCTATCGGCTCGTTTCAACACGGCCTTGATATGGCGACATCAGCTCAGTATTACACGATCCTAACTATCGGTGATGGCCTTGTGAGCCAGATCCCAGGACTTATCACTTCAACAGCAACCGCTATCATCATCACAAGGGCTAGCAAAGACGACGAGGACTTTGCAGAAGGCACGCTAAATCAACTCTTAGGCGATTACAAAACCTTGCTGATAGTAGGCTTCATACTATTTATGTTTGCCCTTGTGCCAGGACTTCCAACCCTATCTCTTGGCTTTATCGCGCTGCTATTTTTGGGGCTTGGCTACATCATCAAGCAGACAAAAGACGGCGGGCTAAATTTAAACCTTGCGCCAAAAGAAAAAACGGCTTCTAAAAAGGCTGGAGCCGCTACGCCAAGTGGGGCAGGGGCAGCAGCTGCGAGTGGTGGGGCTGCTAAGGCACCAAAGAAGAGCGACGAAGAGATCGCAAGAGAAGAAGAGACAAAGATAAATGACATCTTAAAGCTTGAAATTTTAGAGCTTGACCTAGGATATGGCCTGCTAAAGCTAGCTGATGTGGATCTAATAGAGAGAATTCGCGCTATGAGGCGAAATATCGCTTCAAGCCTTGGCTTTTTGATGCCAAAGATAAGGATCCGCGATAACCTCCAGCTACCACCAAACGAGTACCGCTTCAAGCTAAAAGGCATCGTGATCGGCCAGGGCGAAATTTATGCGGATAAATTTCTAGCGATGGATAGTGGATTAGTGAGCGAGGATATTGAGGGGATTCCGACAAAAGAGCCAGCTTTTGGGCTGGATGCTCTTTGGATCGATGCTAGCGTCAAAGAGGACGCCATACTTAGTGGATATACGATAGTTGATCCTGCAAGCGTCATCTCAACGCACATGAGCGAGCTTATCAAACAAAATGCAGCAGAGCTTTTAACTCGCCAAGAGACGCAAAATTTACTAGACAAACTAAAGATTGACTACCCAGTCGTGGTCGAGGATACGCTAAGGATCGCACCTATAAATTTGATCCAAAAGGTCTTAAAAACGCTGCTTAAAGACAATATCCCGATCAAAGACCTACTTAGCATACTGGAAGCCATCAGCGACATCGCCGAGGTCAGTAAAAATTTAGACATGATCATCGAGCACGTGCGTGCAGCGCTTTCGCGTGTCATCACCTCGCTTTATGTAGATGAAAAGGGTCAGCTAAATTTCTACATCCTAGACACCGCCGCGCAGCAAAAGCTGATGGATGCGGTGCAGTATAAAGACGGCGCCTATCACCTGATGATAAACGTGGCGCAGACATCTTCGATCGTGCAGGCGCTAAGGCGCGAAAAAGAGAAGCGACCGATGAGCCAGCACGGAGAGATGGTGCTTTGCGTGGAGCCAAGCTTGCGCAAATTTATAGCAAATATCTGCGCAAATTTTGCCATCGACATAGTGGTGCTAAGCTTTGCTGAGATCTCGGCAAATACGCCATTTGAAACAGTTGGCGTCATAGAAATAGAAAATTTATAA
- a CDS encoding Rrf2 family transcriptional regulator: MLFTKASEYALLSLILISQKSSPVDVDTISNELKISKSFLAKILQNLAKDGVLKSFKGANGGFALNGEPENLSIKKIIECAEKRELSVFECSSSALGCPSNKASSCQIWSMFSGLQGKIDEMLDAIKLSDIVKK; this comes from the coding sequence ATGCTTTTTACAAAGGCAAGCGAATACGCTCTACTTTCGCTTATTTTAATATCTCAAAAATCATCGCCAGTTGATGTTGATACGATCTCAAATGAGCTTAAAATTTCAAAAAGTTTTCTGGCAAAAATTTTACAAAATTTGGCAAAAGATGGAGTTTTGAAGTCATTTAAAGGAGCAAATGGCGGTTTTGCACTAAACGGCGAACCTGAAAATTTAAGTATAAAAAAGATAATCGAATGCGCCGAAAAGCGCGAACTAAGCGTCTTTGAGTGCTCATCTTCAGCGCTTGGTTGCCCGTCAAACAAAGCCTCAAGCTGTCAAATTTGGTCGATGTTTAGCGGCCTTCAAGGCAAGATCGACGAGATGCTTGACGCGATAAAACTAAGTGACATCGTTAAGAAGTAA
- the rpsO gene encoding 30S ribosomal protein S15 yields the protein MALDSAKKAQIVAKFARKEGDTGSPEVQIALLTARITELTEHLKIFKKDFSSRLGLLKLVGQRKRLLKYLKNKDYATYSKLISELGLRDK from the coding sequence ATGGCTTTGGATTCGGCTAAAAAAGCTCAAATAGTTGCGAAATTCGCTAGAAAAGAGGGAGATACAGGCTCTCCAGAAGTTCAAATAGCTCTTTTAACAGCTAGAATAACTGAACTTACAGAACACCTTAAAATTTTCAAAAAAGACTTTTCATCACGTTTAGGTCTTTTGAAACTAGTTGGTCAAAGAAAAAGACTTTTAAAGTATCTTAAAAACAAAGACTACGCTACATATTCAAAACTAATCTCTGAGCTTGGCTTAAGAGATAAATAA